The sequence CAGCCGGTCACGTGAAAGGCGTGGAAACGCGCGTCGGAGATGCCGGACATGGCATCGTACCCGGTCATCGGCTCGACGGCCCCGGGGCGCCAGCCGGTCTCCTCCTCGACCTCCCGGGCGACGGCGGCGGCCGGTTCCTCGCCCGGCTCGGCCCAGCCGGCCGGGTCCTCCCACCCCCACCGGCCGGTGATGAACCGGTGCCGAAAGATGAGCAGGAACCGCCCCTCCTCGTCGGTGACGACGGCGGTGGTGGACGCCCGGGGCATCCGGACGACGTGGTGCTCGACGCGTCCGTGACCGGGGATGTCGACATCGTCGAGCCAGAGTTCGACCCACGGGGAGCCGTAGACCTGTCGCCGTCCGTGGACCTGCCACTCCGATCCCGCCACCGGGCCCTCCTCACGCGCGTCCGGGCTGACCGCCCGACTCTCTCACGCCCGCCGCGCACTCCCGCGCGGGCCGCTCCGTCGCCCAGGGGCCAGGACCTGCCGGAGTCCGCGGGCCCGGAGGATCCCGGAGGACGCGGGGCCGGACGGCGGGGGCGCCGGCGGTCCGGGCTGCGGCGCGCACGGTGGCCGACGCCGTGCGGCGGACGCACCGATCGAGTCGCACCGGCCGCCGCTCCCCGACGGGGGGAGCCCGCTGGACGCGGCCCCTAGAATGGGTGACCGGTCGCGAGTGGTGGATCCGCACACGCACGGGGCGTGCCCGCGGGGTGAGGGAAGAGGTGCGCCGTGCCCGAAGCAGACTCCGGTGCGTCCACGCTCTCGGCGAAGCTGGACCGGCTGTTCGACGTGGTCCGCCGTCCCGACCGCGAACCGTACACCCACGAGGAGGTCGCCCGGGCCTGCCGGGAGGCGACCGGCGAGACCTTCTCGGCGACCTATCTGTGGCAGCTCCGCACCGGCCGGCGGGACAATCCGACGAAGCGTCATCTGGAAGCGCTGGCGCAGTTCTTCCAGGTGCCGCCCGCGTACTTCTTCGACGACCGGCAGAGCGTGCGGATCACCGAGGAACTGGCGCTGCTCGGCGCGCTGCGGGACGCCGGGGTGCGGGACGTGGCGCTGCGTGCGGTGGCCCTGTCGCCCGAGGGGCTCGGCACGATCAGCGACATGATCGAGGCGATCGCCCGCCGCGAGGCCGCCGGCCGGCCGGACGGCGGGTCGGGCGGGTCCGGCGGCCGGACCGACGGTGGGTCAGTCGGCCGGACCGACGGCAGGTCCGGCGGCGGGTCCGGCAGTGGGCACGGCGGCAGGTAGCGGCAATCGCTGTCGAAGCGGTTCTCCCGGGGCTCCCCCGTCCGTAGGATCGCCTCCCGAATTGGGCGGTGGAGCATCGGGGGTACGGACATGGGGCATCCGGGTGGGGTCGAGCGGGGGCTCTGGCTCCGATGTCGCGGCGTCGCGGACTCGATACCGCTTCCGGAGCCCTTCGACATCGGGGCGCTGACGGACTCGCTCACCCGGCTGCGGGGCAGGCCCATCGAACTGGTCCCGCTCTCCGGCCCCGCGCACTCGCCCTGCGGTGTACTGGTCTGCACCGACCGCGCGGACTACATCGGCTACGCCGTCGACACCACCGCGCTGCACCAACAGCACATCGTGCTGCACGAGATCGGCCATCTCCTGTGCCGGCACACCGGGGGCGGAGCCGGGATCGGCGAGGACGTCCGGGAGGCGTTGACGCCGCGGTTGTCGGGCGAGCTGGTCCACCGGGTGCTCGGGCGGTCGGCGTACACACAGCGGCAGGAGCGGGAGGCCGAGCTCGTGGCCTCCCTGGCGCTGCACCGGGTGCTGCGGCGCCGGCGGTCCTCGGTGGTCGGGCAGCTGGCGGACGGTGTCCTCCGCCGGGGGATCGGACTCGGCGGACCGCGGGCGCGCGGGACGGTGCGGCATGGGTGACGGGGGCGGGCCGGTCCGCGACTGGGCCGACCTCCGCCGGCTCGGCCCCCTCTGGTCGGCACTGCGCGCGGAGCGGCCGGAGATCGAACTCGTCACGCCGGAAACGTGGTTCGGCACCGGGGGCGGCCGGCGCGGGGACATCCGCTTCGCGCTGTTCCGGCGGATCATCGAGATCCGCGACGGCCAGCTGTCCCTGCGCCCGCATCTGCACCCCCGGGTGCCGTTCTGGGTGGCCGAGGTGGTCCGCCCGGCCGGGACGGAGAGGTTCGCGATCGTGGTCGAGGCCGCCGCGATCGCCGCCGCGCTGGAGGCGGCCCGCGCCGGGCACCGGTTCCCCGTCGGCCCCGCCGAGGGGTGGGTGCCGCACCCGCTCGCCGCCGGTCTCCGCGAGGAGGCGGCGTGGCTGGTCGAGGTGGCCGCCGCCTACCGCCGTTCACCGGTCATGGCCCATGTCCGGCGCCGGGTGCGGGCGGAGCTGGCCGGGGTCGCGACGGCCCGGTGAGGCCCGCCCGCACCGTGCCGCCCCGCCGCACCGCTGTGAGACCGGCGGGGCGGCGGGGCGTGACCTTGGGGCGCGCGGCAGGGCGTGGGGACGAACGGCAGGGCGTGGGGGCGGGCGGTTCAGCCCCGGGCCAGCTCGGGCATCAGCCCGTACACCTGTTCCGCCGCACCGGAGTCGGCCTCCAGGCAGGCGAGCAGATCGGCCCTGGCCGCCTCGGGACGGTCCAGCCCGAGCAGGCAACGGGCGCGCTGGAGGCGCGCGTCCACGTCCTCGGTCGCCTCCACCACCTCGTCGAGCAGCCGGACCGCCTCCCCGTACCGGCCGGCGTCGTGGTGGACCACCGCCAGGTTGAACCGGATGCCCGGTTCCGCGGACAGCTCGACCGCGCGGGCCAGGTGGCTGCCAGCGCCGTCCAAGTCACCTTCCTGGTAGCGGAGTTCCCCGAACAGCGCCCACGCCTCGGCGGACCCGGGATCGATGTCGACGGCCTCCGCGTAGGCCCCGGCCGCCGCCGCGAGGTCCTCCTCCGCTGCCAGCAACTGCCCCTTCAGGCAGAGGAGTCGGGCGCTCCTGGGGTTCCGTTCCAGTCCGGCCGCGATGTCCGCCCGGGCGAGGTCGTGGGAGCCCGCCTCCAGCAGCAGGGAGGCCCGGTTGATCCGGGCCTCGTCGAACTCCGGGTCGAGCTGGAGCACATACCCGAAGTCCGCGGCCGCGGCCGCGGTGTCGCCCAGCTCGGCGAGCACGTCCGCCCGGTTGAAGTAGGCCTCGGGGAAAGGCGGTGAGAGCCGGATGGCGTGCTCGTAGTCGGCCAGGGCCCGCTCCGGCTCACCGAGGTCGCGCCAGAGCATGCCCCGGTCGAAGTGGTACTCGGCGTAGTTGGGGTCGCACTCGATGACCGCGGTGTAGTCGGCGACGGCCTGGGCGTGGTGGCCGAGTGCGGCGTGCACCTGGGCCCGGTTGTAGAGCAGCACCGAGCGGTGCAGCGCGTGCTCGTCGGGTTCCAGCGTCTCGTCCAGCCGGGCGATGCAGGCGTCCAGCAGCTCCAGCGCCGCGGCCGGGCGACCCTGGTGGACCTCGATCAGCGCGAGGCCGTTGCGGTTGAACACGACCCGCGCCTCGCGCTCCTTCGGGTCCGGGTGCCAACGGGCGAAGGCGATGGCCTGGTTGACCCAGGCGCGGGCCAGCCCGTGGTCGCGGCGCCCGGCCTCGAAGTGCCGGGTGTGCAGCATCGCGGTGGCGTACGCGGCCTGCATGTGGACCTCGGGCGAGGCGCTGAGGGCACGGGCCTCGTCGTACAGCGGCAGGGCGCGCTCCGCGAGGCCGAGCGCGGCGAAGGAGGTGGTCATCTTGGTGGTGAAGGCCCACCAGTGGTTCGGGTTGCTCTCGTGCGTCACCAGCCGCCGGCCGCGCTCGCCGAGGTCCACCACGGCGTGGTAGTAGCCGAGGTCCATGCAGTGGTCGAGGGCGTGGCGCAGGACGTCCGCCCCGACGCCGGCGGGGTCGCTGCCGTGCTCCGCGTGCCAGGTGATGGCCCCCAGCCGCAGCGAGGACTCGCCGGCCGTCTCCAGCTCGGCGCGCCGCAGGTCGTGCAGGCGGGCGCGTTCGTCGGCCGGGAGCGCGAGGTAGGCGGCGAGGGCGTCGGCGTCGTCACCGATGCCGTCGGCGGCGATGTGGGCGCGGCCGAGTCCGGCCTGCGCGGGACCGGCCTGCCCGTGCTCACCCTGCCCGTGCCCGGTCTGCCCGGGTCCGGCGGACTCCCCTTCGACCGGGTCGAGCACCGCGCAGTGGGCGGCGAGCGCCTCGGGCAGCGTCTCGCGGCCCGGACCTTCGGGGCGCTCCAGCGGCTCGGTGCCGGTGGTCACGACCACGGTCAGCAGTGCCGGGTCGATCCGCCGCAGCAGGACGGCGAGGAACTCGCCGTCGGTCGGATCGGCCCGGTGCGCGTCCTCGACCACCAGGGTGTGCGGGCCCGCGCCGAGGGCGCGCAGGTACGCGTCCAGGAACTCCACCAGGCCGTGCGCGATCCGCAGGGTGCGCAGCGCGGAGTAGAAGCGGGTGCGTTCCTTGGGCACCGCCAGCGAGGTGAGCGTCTCGCGGGTGGCGGGCACCAGGTCCCGCAGCTCGGGGGTGGTGGAGAGGATCTCGATGTCGTGCCGGGTGACGGCTTCGGGGCAGCGCGCGAGCGCGTCGGGGAGGGTCGCCCGCAGGACCGAGCCGACGGCGGTGTAGGGCCCGCGCAGGCGGCGGTCGGCGTTCACCACGGCGAGCACGGGCGGCAGGTCGAGCGTCGCGCGGGCGGCGACGCGGGCGTGGCGCCCGGCGGCGCGGACCCAGTGGTGGCGGTGTTCGGCCATGGCACAGCTGCCTTTCGTGCGGTGACGGGGAGGTGGGGCGGGTGACGACGCGGCGCGGGTGGCGACGAGGTGCGGGTGGCGACGAGGTGCGGGTGGCGACAAGCTGCGGGGTCAGGCGGTCCGGAGTCAGGCGGTCCGGGGTCCGGGGTCAGGCGGTCCGGGCGGGGGCGGGGCGCCGGGCAGCGCGGCGTTCCCGGAGTGCGAGGACCACGACGGCGGTGGTCTGCGCGAGGCTCAGCAGCAGCAGGACGATCGAGTCCAGCCGGGCGGCCGTCGACCCCTGCCCGGTCATCCGCAGCCAGACGTCGTGCAGCAGCCGGTACGCCGTCGGTACGACGACCCCGGCGAACATCGTCAGGGTGAACGCGTAACCCACCACCATCAGCCAGGAGTACCAGCGGGCGACGCGCCGGTCCACGGGGTGGTGGACCGCCAGGTCCACCGGCGGCCGCCCGGTGAACCGCCGGACGGTGTTGCGGAGCACGTCGACGGCGGCGGCGTGCAGGTTCACGCAGCCCAGCGCGGTGCTGAGCAGCACGTAGAGGTCGGTGCGCAGGTAGAAGAAGCCCTGCCAGGCCAGCCGCAGCACCGTGGCCCAGGCCATCGCGAGGCAGAGCCGGGAGACCGTCGCGGCGCCCCCGCGTGTCACGTCGGCGATCAGGGTGAGCACGGAGATCGCCAGCACGTCGGCCAGCATGCCCGCCAGAATGGGCAGGTAGCGCTGTCGGCGCGGCACGCTCACCAGGCCGTCGAGCGAGGTCTCCAGCACCAGGTACACCAGACGGTGCCCGACCGAGAGCCGGGAGCGCAGCCCCAGCCGACGGCCGGCCAGCGCGTGGAACGCCTCGTGCAGTGCCAGCAGCGGCGCCTGGCCGAAGAACAGGAGCAGGACGACCAGGGTGTAGGACGTGGTGAAGAACAGGTTGTCGGTCCGTGGGACGAGCCCGGGCACCCGGACCATCTCGACCGCGGCGAGCGCCGTCACGAGCGCGTAGCCGAACAGCGCCGGCCGGCCGAACAGCAGTCCGCCCAGGCGCTGCCAGCGGACCGGCGCGGTTGCCGCCGTCGGTGCGTCGGCCGGGCGGAGCAGGTCGAGTTCGGCGAGGACCTCGACCAGGTCGGCGATGTCCACGCTCTCGCCGTGCGCGATCCGGTACCGCTCGGCCGCCGCGCGCGGGGTGAGGCCGTCGGCCAGCATCCGGACCAGCTCCGCGCCGTCGGCCGGGAAGACGGCGTAGGTGTCGGTCTCCGGGCTGCCGATGGTGACTTCGTCGGCCTCCTCCAGGTAGACGAGCCGGCGCAGGGGCAGCGGTCGGTCCAGGTCGAGGCCCGGGGCGTCGGAGTTGCTGTCCACCGGGGAGTGCACGGGGCCTCCTTGCGGGAGGTGGGCGGGCGGAGGGAACGGGCGGGCGGAGCGGCGAACAGGTGGAACGGGTGGAACGGAAGGGGCCGGCCGAGGGAGCGGTGCCGGTCGTGATGCGCCCGACCGGCACCGCCGTCCCCTGCCTGGGGGATCGGATCAGACCTGAACCATGCAGTCCCACGGCAGGTACAGCGCACGCGCCGTGCTGGTCAGGCGGACCGGGCCGGCCTTGCGGACGACGATCTTCTTCATGACGGACACCTCCTTCCACGACTCGTGGTCGAGGCCATGAGGGGGCATGAGCTGAGATGAATGATGTTATCCATCTCAGCCACACCAGCTGGCCGAGGCCAAGAGTGATGAACCCGTGTCACCCGCGTCAAGAGAACGACACACCGCCGATCGGCAAAGCCCTGGGCAAGTGCGGTCGAGTACCCAGGTCAGGGGTACGGCCCCGGGGCGTCGACCGATCCGCTCGAAGTTCGGCCCCGAGGGCCCGACGGGCTCGACCACCGCGCCAGAATATAAACTGAAATGAATCGACGATCGAGAGCTCGCACCCCGCGCCGCCCGTCCGCCAGGACCGCTGCGATCGCAGGAGCACCCCGCCTCCGGCAGGAAGCCCTCGCGGGATCCACCGCGGGCGAACCGCCCGCCGCCAGCGCCCCTGGTACGCCTCCGCACGCCCCTCCGCCACGCTTGATCGTCCCTGGAGCGACGCGGTGAAGTGGTGCGCGGACGGTGACCCGACGGGGCCTCCGACGGCCCGACGAACGGGGATCGGCATGGCGGAAGCGGACCACGGCACTCCGGCACCGGGGAAGAACGCCCGCACCGACGCGGGCAAGCGCACGAACCCGGACCGGACCGGACCGGGCTGGGGACGGGCCGTGGTGATCGGTGGTGGTTACGCGGGCCTGCTGGCGGCCCGGGTGCTGGCCGATCACTTCACCGAGGTCCTGGTGCTGGAGCGGGACACGCTCGACCGGACGACCGGCGCACATCCGAGCGCGCCGCAGTCGTACCACGCGCACGCGATGATGGCCAGGGGCGCCCGGACGCTGGAGCTGCTCTTCCCCGGCCTGCGGGCGGAGCTGGAACAGCTCGGCGCGCCCGTCTACGACTACGGCGAGCGGATCAGCTTCCTGCTGCCCACCGGCTTCGCCGTGCGCGCCACCACCGGGGTGCGGATCCAGTCCTTCACCCGGGACGAACTGGAACGACGGATCCGGGGCCGGGTACTCGACCTGGCACCGGTTCGGCTGCTCGGCGGGGCCCGGGTCAGCGGCCTGGGCAGGGGCCCGGACGGCCGGATCGACCAGGTGCGCTACTGGACCGGGGCAGGCGGGAAACAGGCGGTCTCGGCCGATCTGGTGGTGGACGCCTCCGGGCGGACCACCTCGATCGACGACTGGCTGGGCGAAGCCGGGCTGCCGGTCTCGGCGAAGAGCACGGTGAAGGCGAGGATCACCTACACCACGATGGTCTTCGACCGCACCCCCGAGGAGAAGGACTACGACCTCGCCTATCAGATGACCTTCGCTCCCGCGGTGCGCCGCGGCGGCGCCATGCTCGCGGTGGAGCACGGCCGCTGGGTCTGCTCGCTGTTCGGCTTCGAGCAGCACCCGCCCACCGACCCGGACGGCTTCCTGGACTACGCGCGCAGCCTGGACAACCCCCGGCTGGCCGAGCAGATCGCCCGACGGGGCCGCCACGACGCGCTGCACCGCTACACCAACCCCGGGAGCGTCTGGCGCCTGCACCACCGCAACCCCGGCTGGCCGGAGGGGCTGATCGCGATCGGCGACGCGCTCTGCGTCTTCAATCCGGTCTACGGCCAGGGGCTGACCGTGCCCGCCATCGAGGCCGAGGCGCTCGGCGCGTTGCTCCGCCGCCGCTCCACCGGCACGGGCCCG comes from Streptomyces sp. TLI_053 and encodes:
- a CDS encoding NUDIX hydrolase — translated: MAGSEWQVHGRRQVYGSPWVELWLDDVDIPGHGRVEHHVVRMPRASTTAVVTDEEGRFLLIFRHRFITGRWGWEDPAGWAEPGEEPAAAVAREVEEETGWRPGAVEPMTGYDAMSGISDARFHAFHVTGCIRIGEPVDVSEADRVEWLPEAEVVGLLVDGRIPDGPSHAALSYYLGPHRLAGKGR
- a CDS encoding helix-turn-helix domain-containing protein, translated to MPEADSGASTLSAKLDRLFDVVRRPDREPYTHEEVARACREATGETFSATYLWQLRTGRRDNPTKRHLEALAQFFQVPPAYFFDDRQSVRITEELALLGALRDAGVRDVALRAVALSPEGLGTISDMIEAIARREAAGRPDGGSGGSGGRTDGGSVGRTDGRSGGGSGSGHGGR
- a CDS encoding ParH-like protein; amino-acid sequence: MGHPGGVERGLWLRCRGVADSIPLPEPFDIGALTDSLTRLRGRPIELVPLSGPAHSPCGVLVCTDRADYIGYAVDTTALHQQHIVLHEIGHLLCRHTGGGAGIGEDVREALTPRLSGELVHRVLGRSAYTQRQEREAELVASLALHRVLRRRRSSVVGQLADGVLRRGIGLGGPRARGTVRHG
- a CDS encoding DUF6545 domain-containing protein; translation: MGDGGGPVRDWADLRRLGPLWSALRAERPEIELVTPETWFGTGGGRRGDIRFALFRRIIEIRDGQLSLRPHLHPRVPFWVAEVVRPAGTERFAIVVEAAAIAAALEAARAGHRFPVGPAEGWVPHPLAAGLREEAAWLVEVAAAYRRSPVMAHVRRRVRAELAGVATAR
- a CDS encoding tetratricopeptide repeat protein; amino-acid sequence: MAEHRHHWVRAAGRHARVAARATLDLPPVLAVVNADRRLRGPYTAVGSVLRATLPDALARCPEAVTRHDIEILSTTPELRDLVPATRETLTSLAVPKERTRFYSALRTLRIAHGLVEFLDAYLRALGAGPHTLVVEDAHRADPTDGEFLAVLLRRIDPALLTVVVTTGTEPLERPEGPGRETLPEALAAHCAVLDPVEGESAGPGQTGHGQGEHGQAGPAQAGLGRAHIAADGIGDDADALAAYLALPADERARLHDLRRAELETAGESSLRLGAITWHAEHGSDPAGVGADVLRHALDHCMDLGYYHAVVDLGERGRRLVTHESNPNHWWAFTTKMTTSFAALGLAERALPLYDEARALSASPEVHMQAAYATAMLHTRHFEAGRRDHGLARAWVNQAIAFARWHPDPKEREARVVFNRNGLALIEVHQGRPAAALELLDACIARLDETLEPDEHALHRSVLLYNRAQVHAALGHHAQAVADYTAVIECDPNYAEYHFDRGMLWRDLGEPERALADYEHAIRLSPPFPEAYFNRADVLAELGDTAAAAADFGYVLQLDPEFDEARINRASLLLEAGSHDLARADIAAGLERNPRSARLLCLKGQLLAAEEDLAAAAGAYAEAVDIDPGSAEAWALFGELRYQEGDLDGAGSHLARAVELSAEPGIRFNLAVVHHDAGRYGEAVRLLDEVVEATEDVDARLQRARCLLGLDRPEAARADLLACLEADSGAAEQVYGLMPELARG
- a CDS encoding FAD-dependent monooxygenase; this encodes MAEADHGTPAPGKNARTDAGKRTNPDRTGPGWGRAVVIGGGYAGLLAARVLADHFTEVLVLERDTLDRTTGAHPSAPQSYHAHAMMARGARTLELLFPGLRAELEQLGAPVYDYGERISFLLPTGFAVRATTGVRIQSFTRDELERRIRGRVLDLAPVRLLGGARVSGLGRGPDGRIDQVRYWTGAGGKQAVSADLVVDASGRTTSIDDWLGEAGLPVSAKSTVKARITYTTMVFDRTPEEKDYDLAYQMTFAPAVRRGGAMLAVEHGRWVCSLFGFEQHPPTDPDGFLDYARSLDNPRLAEQIARRGRHDALHRYTNPGSVWRLHHRNPGWPEGLIAIGDALCVFNPVYGQGLTVPAIEAEALGALLRRRSTGTGPPGLSREYLRTAAGIIKAPWSLSTTSDLMWNPTGRPLAARFAHWYNQQVFGLARHDADVWTRFVKVVNMTAPSSLLMRPSVLAKIARQALTRRPDPPAADGPPAHA